One region of Flavobacterium sp. KACC 22763 genomic DNA includes:
- a CDS encoding M4 family metallopeptidase encodes MNQIYSKPRYLFLLLGFLVCSVGMAQSPLPKNKTSNAQTALQSPAANQKMNQVYQKNNDSNANQEDDANILLTQKSINGKPLSQEESDDVNKRLKASQKLFNKSESASTAKNFQTTDSTKVRSFAKSSNLTIRNVFEVKKADFELSNADKMQLRSVSDKHGRSLATYQQTHNAVPVEGAIYKVRDNKNKIEAFGHISKKLPANSNYKVNASAALQSALNTVNAKEYVWQSKKLSSLVHKKISTKPQGELVYVGPNFSSELTEYHLAWKYDVFATNPQSSQTIYVDANTGKVILKIDLSRDLRSSSSPIADGRSAIGKGKARFAGDVTFGTTQYADGYRLEDLVGKYKVPMYTLNMNHAEHASDEVLTEYIDEDNNWNDLYNNDHDEAAIDIHWGIQKTLNYYEEKFDRNSVDDKGMTIFALAHLGTNVQNASWTGGWAQFGDGDKQPFVSLGITGHEMTHAVTQFSAGLIYQGESGAMNESFSDIFGISIELYAAKDSKRDIWLLGDELYSHGSLRSMANPKAAGQPDTYGGEFWTNPANTSYDNGGVHQNSGITNYWYYLLVEGGEGVNDLNNSYSVKPIGLAKAEKIAYLTLTEYLSPSSNFSDMRQASLMAVEDLYGLGSEEFKQVTNAWYAIGVGTAYSDRQITIVSVENPSTSCGPLKGDEPFYITLRNTGTTIIKADGGLNFKLRAMASALGKLITFYTNDGNVPFTKDLGIGEETTVAIKSKIPYQVNATSYVEVKVDLDPIVDFGVKEGYSFVTGIFVGTAQKDFDIKATALDLPMYTGDLLTTSYTPAITIFNLGCQDIPAGTVLKVGYANTKAGSTTIWKDVTLQTAFKANSEMKITFDTAVDLSAAGLHTYEAYVTYDKDPITTNNSIINAAYSNVITQFPYTEGFERTPGGWNTKALSGNQKFVFQNYPASFRTVKSQYMWGMVDFKGTDRMGLNSDFVLESPIFDFTNVVSPYVEFDLYYLLHRTYDGLIVEYSEDKGKSWKKINTVNYPEIEHNNDLFDGAWFTGVNNSLKKDPYQIRLNELAGKKAAIRFHVKSDDYYDGFLGGFIDNILVSDAPYDLEVVSAKLDAGKCDINNNNAAVVAKVTNNFATASQEVNITTKVLDAAKVEVFSKIEKTTLNFARFKDTINYSIPNINLKNVGEHTISVSVFPVDMAKDLKQGNNAVTLTYDNWNNEDMKVSVLPYKMDFEDASKYKGWRTSENKGSAGWKHGVRADLGSPGWFIADHTKFMASNDDKCNCDASNDMLVSPVFDLTNYKEAHLSFDGFGDPQQWSDGYVKVSTDGGTTWKEVFKMPYYGAWFGYNVDLSAYAGNSCVQVAFQQNDNGFFANGFAVDNIEITPTKSNFQLSNLVVGETVYEDVPTHEFYINARNVAYKTLEKVTFKYQILQNGNAIGEPVSLERTKTIRQGETLVYKIDGLPKLAAGNYEIKVQATADGEVNTNVKSLTASFQVAEKALELSEENFSSLTQGSIFGSKGFISNQSDENYPWRAVTTPDNINLTLPLKNRTGDAGGKLLYSQLEGYYYYSELISPLYKLSESTTALEFYYAMQSNVNDALIVDIKPVGGEWTEAWRATNQGTYVDTEWQKAALNITKYAGKSVLFRFRHAKSDGYSYMVLDDLKIMSEPVLDVSVQILSPKDICGNSEVKVRLTNEGQVAIKENSIQLDLEYVNTSEKISEAIASGIPVGESIEYTFIKQPKLDDSGDSHVFAINAKMENDAIEQNNNIKNYVYQGVPSDFKMFDTSVIHAYAGKSVYLDAERNLVARELEATSYKWSSGESTNSINVDKAGDYSVTATLENGCTLTEKVTVVFDTFESNLPSGDVCGPEVVLNPGNYAAYEWFDGSTDPTFTTTESGEYYVTVYNEHGLGKIFTTTINVLENTVPEIQALEGNKITASADAEGYQWYLNGRLLPNANEKTVATIWEGSYSLQVTNAHGCTSMSAPIESKGLLIGKLTNSFRVFPNPAADNVNIFLAEKAEGEAEMKIYSMEGNAVWSKTYSAVPSSVNVSQLTTGVYILDCTVQGKKYTAKIIKK; translated from the coding sequence ATGAACCAGATTTACTCTAAACCCAGGTATTTGTTTCTTTTGTTAGGTTTCTTGGTCTGTTCCGTCGGAATGGCTCAGTCACCTTTGCCAAAAAACAAAACATCTAATGCGCAGACGGCTTTACAATCGCCAGCTGCTAATCAGAAAATGAATCAAGTTTATCAGAAAAACAACGATTCAAATGCTAATCAAGAGGATGATGCCAATATTCTTTTGACGCAAAAAAGCATAAATGGAAAACCGCTTTCGCAGGAAGAAAGTGATGATGTAAATAAGAGATTAAAAGCAAGCCAGAAGCTTTTTAATAAAAGCGAAAGCGCTTCAACAGCTAAAAATTTTCAAACTACAGACAGCACAAAAGTGAGATCTTTTGCAAAATCTTCTAATTTAACTATCCGTAATGTATTTGAAGTTAAAAAAGCAGATTTTGAACTTTCAAATGCAGACAAAATGCAACTGAGATCGGTTTCAGACAAACATGGCAGAAGTTTGGCAACGTATCAGCAAACGCATAATGCTGTTCCTGTTGAAGGTGCGATTTATAAAGTGAGAGATAACAAGAACAAAATTGAAGCATTTGGACATATCAGTAAAAAATTGCCTGCAAACAGTAATTATAAAGTAAACGCATCGGCTGCTTTACAAAGCGCATTAAATACTGTAAACGCTAAAGAATATGTTTGGCAGAGCAAAAAACTATCGTCTTTAGTCCATAAAAAAATCAGTACAAAACCACAAGGGGAATTGGTTTATGTAGGGCCTAATTTTTCTTCAGAATTAACAGAATATCATTTGGCATGGAAATACGATGTTTTTGCTACAAATCCGCAATCGAGCCAAACGATTTACGTTGATGCTAATACTGGAAAAGTCATTTTAAAAATTGATTTAAGCAGAGATCTTCGTTCATCATCTTCGCCTATTGCTGACGGAAGAAGTGCAATTGGTAAAGGAAAAGCGAGATTTGCTGGAGATGTTACTTTTGGAACTACTCAATATGCAGATGGTTACAGATTGGAGGATTTAGTAGGAAAGTATAAAGTACCAATGTATACTTTGAATATGAATCATGCTGAGCACGCATCAGACGAAGTATTGACAGAATATATCGACGAAGACAACAACTGGAATGATTTGTACAATAATGATCATGACGAAGCTGCAATTGATATTCATTGGGGAATTCAAAAGACTTTGAACTATTACGAAGAAAAATTTGACCGTAATAGTGTTGACGATAAAGGAATGACCATTTTTGCATTGGCACATTTAGGAACTAATGTTCAAAATGCCTCTTGGACAGGAGGATGGGCACAGTTTGGAGACGGAGACAAACAGCCTTTTGTGAGTTTAGGAATTACTGGACACGAAATGACTCATGCTGTAACACAATTCTCTGCAGGATTGATTTATCAGGGAGAATCTGGAGCAATGAATGAATCTTTTAGTGATATTTTCGGGATTTCAATTGAGCTTTATGCCGCAAAAGATAGTAAAAGGGATATTTGGTTGTTGGGTGACGAATTGTACTCTCACGGAAGTTTGAGAAGTATGGCAAATCCAAAAGCGGCTGGTCAACCAGATACTTATGGAGGTGAATTTTGGACAAACCCAGCAAATACAAGTTATGATAATGGCGGTGTGCACCAAAACAGTGGAATTACCAATTACTGGTATTATCTGTTAGTAGAAGGAGGAGAAGGCGTAAATGACCTAAATAATAGTTATAGTGTTAAACCTATCGGATTGGCTAAGGCTGAGAAAATTGCTTATTTAACGCTTACAGAATATTTGTCACCTTCATCAAATTTCAGCGACATGCGTCAGGCATCTTTGATGGCTGTAGAAGATTTGTATGGTTTAGGTTCTGAAGAGTTTAAACAAGTTACTAATGCTTGGTATGCGATTGGTGTAGGTACAGCTTATTCAGATCGACAAATAACCATTGTTTCGGTAGAAAATCCGTCAACATCTTGTGGACCATTAAAAGGAGATGAGCCTTTTTATATTACACTAAGAAACACAGGAACTACGATCATTAAAGCTGATGGAGGCTTAAATTTCAAATTAAGAGCCATGGCAAGCGCACTTGGCAAACTTATTACTTTTTATACCAATGATGGTAATGTTCCTTTTACGAAAGATTTAGGAATTGGAGAAGAAACAACTGTGGCAATAAAAAGCAAAATACCATATCAAGTAAATGCAACGAGCTATGTAGAAGTTAAAGTAGATCTTGACCCTATTGTAGATTTTGGCGTTAAAGAAGGATATTCTTTTGTTACAGGTATATTCGTTGGCACTGCACAAAAAGATTTTGATATCAAAGCTACGGCTTTAGATCTTCCTATGTATACAGGAGATTTGCTTACAACAAGTTATACTCCGGCTATTACGATCTTTAATTTAGGCTGTCAGGATATTCCAGCAGGAACTGTTTTAAAAGTTGGATATGCCAATACAAAAGCTGGAAGCACAACGATTTGGAAAGATGTGACATTGCAGACTGCTTTCAAAGCAAATTCAGAAATGAAAATAACTTTTGATACTGCTGTCGATTTATCAGCTGCAGGGTTACACACTTATGAAGCCTATGTAACCTATGATAAAGATCCTATTACAACAAATAATAGCATTATAAATGCGGCTTACAGCAATGTAATAACACAATTCCCTTATACTGAAGGGTTCGAGAGAACGCCTGGTGGATGGAACACAAAAGCTTTAAGCGGGAATCAGAAGTTTGTATTTCAAAATTATCCTGCATCGTTTAGAACCGTTAAATCACAATATATGTGGGGAATGGTAGATTTTAAAGGAACTGACAGAATGGGACTTAATTCTGATTTCGTTTTAGAATCGCCAATCTTTGATTTTACCAATGTGGTTTCTCCGTATGTAGAGTTCGATTTGTATTATTTACTGCATAGAACGTACGATGGTTTAATTGTTGAATATTCGGAAGATAAAGGGAAAAGTTGGAAAAAAATAAATACAGTTAATTATCCAGAAATCGAACATAATAATGATTTATTTGATGGTGCTTGGTTTACGGGAGTAAATAATAGTCTGAAAAAAGATCCGTATCAAATTCGTTTAAATGAATTGGCAGGAAAGAAAGCGGCTATTCGTTTCCATGTAAAATCAGATGACTATTATGACGGTTTCTTAGGCGGATTTATAGATAACATTTTGGTAAGCGATGCCCCTTACGATTTAGAAGTTGTATCTGCAAAATTAGACGCTGGTAAATGTGATATCAATAATAATAATGCTGCAGTAGTTGCCAAAGTAACAAACAATTTTGCTACGGCAAGTCAGGAAGTTAATATCACAACTAAAGTTCTTGATGCAGCGAAAGTCGAAGTTTTTTCAAAAATCGAAAAAACAACTTTAAACTTCGCTAGGTTTAAAGACACGATAAATTATTCTATTCCTAATATTAATTTAAAGAATGTTGGAGAGCATACCATTTCGGTTTCTGTTTTTCCTGTAGACATGGCAAAAGACCTTAAACAAGGAAACAATGCTGTAACATTAACTTACGATAATTGGAATAACGAAGACATGAAAGTTTCTGTACTTCCGTACAAAATGGACTTTGAAGATGCTTCTAAATACAAAGGATGGAGAACTTCTGAGAATAAAGGTTCTGCAGGATGGAAACATGGTGTACGTGCAGATCTAGGTTCTCCTGGATGGTTTATTGCAGATCATACCAAATTTATGGCAAGTAATGATGACAAATGCAATTGCGATGCTTCCAACGATATGCTGGTTTCTCCCGTATTTGATTTAACCAATTACAAAGAAGCACATTTATCATTTGATGGTTTTGGAGATCCTCAGCAATGGTCGGACGGTTATGTAAAAGTAAGTACTGACGGAGGAACCACTTGGAAAGAAGTATTTAAAATGCCTTATTATGGCGCTTGGTTTGGATATAATGTTGATTTAAGTGCGTATGCTGGAAATTCTTGCGTGCAGGTTGCTTTTCAGCAAAATGATAACGGCTTTTTTGCGAATGGTTTTGCAGTAGATAATATTGAAATCACTCCAACTAAAAGTAATTTTCAATTATCGAATTTAGTTGTGGGAGAAACCGTTTACGAAGATGTGCCTACACATGAGTTTTACATTAATGCAAGAAATGTAGCTTATAAAACATTGGAGAAAGTTACTTTTAAATATCAGATTCTTCAGAACGGAAACGCTATTGGTGAACCAGTTTCATTAGAAAGAACCAAAACAATACGACAAGGAGAAACTCTTGTTTATAAAATAGACGGTCTTCCAAAATTAGCAGCTGGAAATTATGAAATTAAAGTGCAGGCAACTGCCGACGGAGAGGTAAATACAAATGTTAAAAGCCTTACCGCATCTTTCCAAGTTGCTGAAAAAGCATTGGAGTTAAGCGAAGAGAATTTCTCTAGCCTGACACAAGGTTCAATATTTGGATCAAAAGGGTTTATTTCTAATCAAAGTGATGAAAATTATCCATGGAGAGCGGTTACCACTCCAGATAATATCAATCTTACGCTTCCTTTGAAGAATAGAACGGGAGACGCTGGCGGAAAACTATTATACAGTCAGTTAGAAGGATATTATTACTATAGCGAATTAATTTCTCCACTTTATAAACTGTCTGAAAGTACTACAGCTTTAGAGTTTTACTATGCTATGCAAAGCAATGTTAATGATGCTTTAATTGTAGATATTAAGCCAGTTGGCGGAGAATGGACTGAAGCTTGGAGAGCAACAAATCAAGGAACTTACGTAGATACAGAGTGGCAAAAAGCAGCATTGAATATTACGAAATACGCTGGAAAATCAGTATTGTTCCGTTTTAGACATGCAAAATCAGATGGATATTCTTATATGGTTTTAGACGACCTTAAAATAATGAGCGAGCCTGTTTTAGATGTTTCTGTTCAAATTTTATCTCCAAAAGATATTTGCGGCAATAGCGAAGTAAAAGTTAGACTTACAAACGAAGGACAAGTTGCTATTAAAGAAAATTCTATCCAGTTAGATTTAGAATATGTTAATACATCAGAAAAAATTTCAGAAGCCATTGCATCAGGAATTCCGGTTGGCGAAAGTATCGAGTATACTTTTATCAAACAGCCTAAATTAGATGATTCTGGAGATTCTCATGTATTTGCCATTAATGCAAAAATGGAGAATGATGCTATTGAACAAAATAATAACATCAAGAATTATGTATATCAAGGAGTACCATCAGATTTTAAAATGTTTGACACGTCTGTTATCCATGCTTATGCAGGTAAAAGTGTGTATCTGGATGCAGAAAGAAATCTTGTGGCTAGAGAGTTAGAAGCGACTTCATACAAATGGAGTTCAGGTGAAAGCACAAATTCGATCAATGTTGATAAAGCAGGAGATTATAGCGTAACGGCAACATTGGAAAACGGATGCACTCTTACCGAAAAAGTAACAGTAGTATTTGATACTTTCGAATCTAATCTTCCAAGCGGTGACGTTTGCGGCCCAGAAGTAGTATTAAATCCAGGAAACTATGCCGCATACGAATGGTTTGATGGTTCTACAGATCCAACTTTCACGACTACAGAAAGCGGTGAGTATTATGTAACAGTTTACAATGAACACGGATTAGGTAAAATTTTTACAACTACGATCAATGTTCTTGAAAATACAGTTCCGGAGATTCAGGCATTAGAAGGAAATAAAATTACAGCTTCTGCTGATGCTGAAGGTTACCAGTGGTACTTAAACGGAAGACTTTTACCAAATGCAAACGAAAAAACAGTTGCTACAATTTGGGAAGGAAGCTATAGTCTTCAAGTAACCAATGCGCATGGCTGTACAAGCATGTCTGCTCCAATTGAATCTAAAGGATTGCTTATTGGAAAACTGACAAATTCTTTCAGAGTGTTCCCAAATCCAGCGGCAGATAATGTAAACATTTTCTTGGCTGAAAAAGCAGAAGGCGAAGCTGAAATGAAAATTTATTCTATGGAAGGAAATGCGGTTTGGAGTAAAACTTACAGTGCAGTTCCATCAAGTGTAAATGTAAGTCAATTGACTACTGGAGTTTACATTTTAGATTGTACCGTACAAGGTAAAAAGTACACAGCTAAGATTATTAAAAAGTAA
- a CDS encoding porin family protein, translated as MKKSKLIICALLMCASAMAQTEKVKLGVKAGLNISSLSFDENELDSSSKTGFTAGLMAEIPLAKNFSVQPELLYSQQGMKLSYSDPEVQNSNYKSTIALNYLNIPVMLKYYVVKGLSIQAGPQVGILLKANNKYQDNFLGYDNHEKMDLKDYSNGVDASVNFGLGYQFKDKFYADARYNLSYTNVFKDVTANTNYIINSDMKNKVFQITIGYFFK; from the coding sequence ATGAAAAAATCAAAGCTAATAATCTGTGCACTGTTAATGTGCGCAAGTGCAATGGCTCAAACCGAAAAGGTAAAACTGGGCGTAAAAGCAGGTTTAAATATTTCGAGCCTATCATTTGATGAAAACGAATTAGATTCATCTTCTAAAACAGGATTTACTGCAGGTTTAATGGCAGAAATTCCTTTGGCAAAAAACTTTTCGGTACAACCAGAGTTATTGTATAGCCAGCAGGGAATGAAATTGTCTTATTCTGATCCAGAAGTGCAAAATTCAAATTACAAAAGCACTATTGCCTTAAACTATTTAAACATTCCTGTAATGTTGAAATATTATGTAGTGAAAGGTTTAAGCATTCAGGCGGGACCACAAGTCGGAATTTTGCTTAAAGCAAACAACAAATACCAAGACAATTTTTTAGGTTACGATAACCATGAAAAAATGGATTTAAAAGATTATTCAAATGGAGTAGATGCTTCTGTAAATTTTGGATTGGGTTATCAGTTTAAAGACAAGTTTTATGCAGATGCAAGATATAATTTGTCTTATACCAATGTGTTTAAAGATGTAACAGCAAACACCAATTATATTATTAACAGCGATATGAAGAATAAAGTTTTTCAAATAACGATCGGTTATTTTTTTAAATAG